In one window of Maribacter sp. BPC-D8 DNA:
- the murQ gene encoding N-acetylmuramic acid 6-phosphate etherase: MDYKKITETPSNHDNLELMDTTTILQKMNEEDKKIADAVEKTIPQVTKLVDALTERFNKGGRLFYIGAGTSGRLGILDASEIPPTFGIPHERVVGLIAGGDTAIRKAVENAEDATKQAWLDLKEHDINTNDVVVGIAASGSTPYVIGGLEDAKKNGILTAAITNNPGAPIARIADIPIEINVGPEFLTGSTRMKSGTSQKLVLNMISTALMIKIGRVKGNKMVNMQLSNDKLVDRGTRYIMEGLNIEYAAAEALLKEHGSVKLAIDAGRG; encoded by the coding sequence ATGGATTACAAAAAAATTACCGAGACTCCGTCGAACCACGACAATTTAGAGTTGATGGATACCACTACTATTCTTCAAAAAATGAATGAGGAGGATAAGAAAATTGCCGATGCCGTAGAAAAAACGATTCCGCAAGTAACAAAACTTGTAGATGCCTTAACCGAAAGATTTAATAAGGGAGGAAGGTTGTTTTATATCGGTGCTGGTACTAGTGGTAGGTTAGGCATTTTAGATGCTTCTGAAATTCCGCCAACTTTTGGTATCCCACATGAGCGTGTAGTTGGTTTAATTGCTGGTGGTGATACAGCCATTAGAAAAGCAGTTGAAAATGCAGAAGATGCAACTAAGCAGGCTTGGTTAGATTTGAAGGAACATGATATTAATACCAATGACGTAGTTGTAGGTATAGCTGCTTCTGGTAGTACACCATATGTAATTGGCGGATTAGAAGATGCTAAGAAAAACGGTATCCTCACGGCAGCAATTACAAATAACCCTGGTGCACCGATTGCTAGAATTGCAGATATTCCTATTGAAATAAATGTAGGTCCAGAATTTCTTACCGGTAGTACGAGAATGAAAAGTGGTACGTCTCAAAAACTGGTTTTAAATATGATATCTACTGCTTTAATGATTAAAATAGGTAGAGTTAAAGGGAATAAGATGGTAAATATGCAATTAAGCAACGATAAGTTGGTTGATCGCGGAACTCGTTACATTATGGAAGGGCTAAATATTGAATACGCCGCAGCTGAAGCATTGTTGAAAGAACATGGCTCTGTAAAGCTAGCAATTGATGCCGGTAGGGGGTAA
- a CDS encoding PQQ-dependent sugar dehydrogenase, translated as MKNSIIINLLFVVSLNFSCAQNTDNKVSTPKESVFTTELFVDEVQIPWGFTFLPDNSILITEKEGKLIHFTNGKKTIINNTPEVYNRGQGGLLDIALHPKYKENGWIYLTYASTDGQEKGGHTALMRAKLKNNSLTEKQVLYKAVPNTTKGQHFGSRIAFDNEGYIYFSIGERGDRDINPQDIKRDGGKIYRLHDDGRIPKDNPFISEKGAKTAIYSYGHRNPQGLIKHPITGEIWDNEHGPRGGDEINIIKKGANYGWPLVTYGINYGGTPITDKTEMSGMEQPIHYWVPSIAPSGMEFVTTDKYKNWKGSLLVGSLAFQYLERLVMEGNKVTTREKLMDGLGRVRAVKQGPDGLIYVAVEGKGIYKLIPKK; from the coding sequence ATGAAAAATAGTATTATAATCAATCTTTTATTCGTTGTATCGCTAAATTTTTCTTGTGCACAAAACACTGATAACAAAGTAAGTACACCAAAAGAGTCTGTTTTTACAACTGAGCTGTTCGTCGATGAGGTACAGATTCCATGGGGGTTTACCTTCCTTCCTGACAATAGTATTTTAATCACTGAAAAAGAAGGCAAATTGATTCATTTTACCAATGGAAAAAAAACAATAATTAACAATACTCCTGAAGTTTACAACAGAGGTCAAGGCGGATTATTAGATATTGCCCTTCACCCTAAGTACAAAGAAAACGGATGGATCTACCTCACTTACGCATCAACAGACGGCCAAGAAAAAGGCGGACATACCGCATTGATGAGAGCAAAATTGAAGAACAATTCTTTGACCGAAAAACAAGTGCTTTATAAGGCAGTACCAAATACTACAAAAGGTCAACATTTTGGATCTAGAATTGCTTTTGACAACGAGGGGTATATCTACTTTTCTATTGGTGAGCGTGGCGACAGAGATATCAACCCACAAGACATTAAAAGAGATGGTGGTAAAATTTACCGTTTACATGACGATGGGCGTATACCAAAAGACAATCCGTTTATAAGTGAAAAAGGTGCGAAGACTGCCATTTACAGTTACGGACACCGAAATCCGCAAGGGTTGATTAAGCACCCTATTACAGGAGAAATTTGGGATAACGAACACGGACCAAGAGGTGGTGATGAAATAAATATTATTAAAAAAGGAGCTAATTATGGATGGCCTTTAGTTACTTACGGAATCAATTATGGCGGCACTCCCATTACCGATAAAACAGAGATGAGCGGCATGGAGCAACCTATTCATTATTGGGTACCTTCTATTGCCCCTAGCGGAATGGAGTTTGTAACTACGGATAAATACAAAAATTGGAAAGGGAGTCTTTTAGTAGGATCTTTAGCTTTTCAATATTTAGAAAGATTAGTAATGGAAGGAAACAAAGTAACCACCCGTGAAAAATTAATGGACGGTTTAGGTAGAGTACGTGCTGTAAAACAAGGTCCTGATGGACTTATTTATGTAGCCGTTGAAGGAAAAGGAATCTATAAACTAATTCCGAAAAAGTAG
- a CDS encoding T9SS type B sorting domain-containing protein: protein MLPKQQRYALYVLFLIVLSVIGTTALANSKVTTLYEEVAHVIEKAVSISTNNQSTLEKKVQVERKSNLATSAMFATPIIGADNTVTCNDNGFTIARFNLCGDFDDRIISLSGGPYSSVSWQVLGGSCTANVNVECPNTTDTCYTEVGTGQTFSLDASSVPATSGAEYRVEVNGQPYYFKVKKSTITQTYVKQDYICGVDGRIQITNLSSAYEFSINGGTSWQGAIFSNLTPGTYNILARLKNTANTCEYPYEPIVIEEKEIEITATFTDALCSGDTGSITVTASNVPGPYKYTLLNSSGVAQEFTAFIATNPYTFSAVGFGTYTVQVETQQCTGDPLNGITAPRQDVDTSGNPLTIGAGASALDASTEVNSSFGCSDISSVDITLNTTGGSAPYTFTVNGGPIQPAFGDAATDSGTTTYTVTAAGTYDFVIVDSNNCIINASSDVEDLLPPDVTVAGIDGTCSNGGAKLEFTINNGRGYNISYRESASEVWVNTPQISVAAGTYNDIEVRYQQGAFECTLDLPSVTVDTVGSLTGSATKISDVTCTGAGTTGGQIDFVGPFSGGSGSGYVFSIDGVNFSAITSYTDLAAGTYTPIIKDAGGCRLDLTAIDILDVNPPTNLDFAQSNISCAAGTSDVQLTPTSNAAINRYEIISPAYFDNGNNDTFTGLLTSQAYIFQITDVNGCSYTEGFRPVEISSIRVRVKSGGDLRVCNGEIDGSGTFIIDGFANNYTYDINGGLFSGGPQSANEVVLPLSGAGTYTITVTDADTGCTDTTSFDINEAPVLELATSTVTDMSCANGNLGAVRANTTGGWGTNRYTLTQPVGSPIGPKSGSTFSNLSAAGTYTLTVEDAEGCTDTFSFDLNPIDAPSIALDGPSSDFCFVAGIGATVAVTSTAGTALIGTHQYRINGGTLQPTATFAGLSPGNYTIEVVDGNDCSDSLPITIAPQLRVNTSIVAEIPCGGANGTIRVSVNGGYTSGAGAKQYEVSFDGGATFGAAVPLTTNTFDYDTATPGDYVFRITDNNTTSSGCVAQSVSITLNPPQNIAAAAAVPRAVSCSSTNNGSVTITPDATSGVPPYEVNFNGMGWASETVYSNLTVGTYSYLVRDARGCETPADTFDIILDTTPPPATTVSEVQAVCGGSGPVSGGINIDAVTDGTPDYTFIIEDNTGVEITRVENQSAFPILILDPLLVTGDYTVITLDANGCTDIDTVSITSNEVVIAPIPPPVPATCDDTTFTYAVAVSGGSGSYQIRLIDQPGYYALNNTPAVNDHTFSNSADGIQYGVAYTVVVLDVVTGCTYEQEIPPIEGPSTLDVTASSTPGACDINRNGEITYNIIGYTVGDNLRIELINNEDGLTTILQNSVTTTGLPYTDTYPELPGNYQILVTNLTIACTDAAPVTIVQNLPDIDILQEVPANCNAFGQVTVQGRGGSGGPYEFAFMDSGMPPSGWTSDTTFSAADGTYDVYVRDASGCTSFDIATIISLDPDLPVPTFAVVNQCDPTSTAFDITVRVPSSVNTPRFTLGGDEQLPTINGSFWEYTYIVSSPGEYVVDVVDANGCTSVDTATVYDFLSATGRFSTDSTCNDADGEITISTTGGSGDFTYELTGSDYNSSLVGPITQTNDPIFTGLTPGTYEVLITDRIVNDGFGFCETTVSNIILNQAAQPVIVSEEAIDISCRDENDGSIEIVVGPANAAVPFTSQDTPITYILNDVTSGTTEVTRNNTGAFSGLPAGDYQVQVVTARNCEVLSAVHTITNPDAFSISASAADFACEPGANRYSSTIITVTVDDAGTVGSGYQYSITGFENYQPGNTFEIIDDGSAQNITVYAIDGNGCQSTFDVPTINPPTDVVPTIIDVDILNCRDDERVRIQVIGTTDFTVNTVSVTPVAAVTNTSGNNYVDVYLSDVGDYLFEVTDNTVGCTYPMPVHTVNTPETPTVLISEAKPVSCAVPGDDGALFITVGNYTGEYEVFVYEATDVTRTTLLASQTFNTTNYPDVNGFEARIDNLPGGNLIVDVVSADIPFCTGTSNVTNIRTPNGELQVTAESIGNVSCTNDTGEIIATGTGGWDTTPYEYRLLMSTDGGASYTTEIAAFSNNNEFTGLSFGFYEVEITDVEGCTNTVEIELEEVPQILAGIREPQTLDCPNGNNAVLEAYDTTTGDAITATAGASGGFAGAGYNYTLLYLSGDDNTAIVSESGLQNTPTFIGDSGGYISAGWYAIEVSSSFGCSFVTDAYYVDPPPPIQPVLVQIRVPGCGGDGEIRLTVENPDPLFTYEYLRVENGVTIGTYIPMTGTSFNATGVQGITYQYDVRKVNASGACPAIRSNGITMTDASDLEFLPNSPVDPISCASELDGRIESFASGGVGNNLFTLYIGQPTDGFNIGTATIFRGPQAEGTFEGLPEGTEYWVGVTSGLTCEAIDGPFEIVRPDPIIFDAVPINVSCNGEEDGSIAISVSAGGVGLIQFAIAPNFNEFFSDSDNPGTYTFDELEAGTYEILIKDDNGCFEKDFITVEEPDELQIINIDTTPELCIGANNGSVVFDIIGGTPFDDVTVNPTPYFEYKIEMVDPVDESGTAVFAPYTGAITEDLQGGASYVIYVQDVNLCSVSELFTITIGVDLTAVPQVQYGCEGIFPTSTTTIQLENNNLLPELMFALDPIDPTDAITANATDQYVWGDLPAGDHIVYIYHENGCTNMVEFSIDGYEPLSLVVDKTGPNEVLATAEGGYGEYEFFFNGRSFGEETTFTTNESGIVNVRVRDARGCELELSVPFEFTGMLEFPNFFTPDGDNLNDIWSPKNRDLFDGVEVRIYDRYGRVVAVLDEVSGWDGTYEGKEVPTGDYWYVVNANSDSLKYVGHFTLYR, encoded by the coding sequence ATGCTTCCAAAACAACAGCGGTATGCGCTGTATGTACTTTTTCTGATTGTTCTTTCAGTAATTGGTACTACGGCTTTAGCCAACTCTAAAGTAACTACTTTATACGAAGAGGTGGCTCATGTAATCGAAAAAGCTGTTTCGATTTCTACCAACAACCAATCGACCTTAGAAAAGAAAGTTCAAGTTGAACGAAAGTCTAACTTAGCTACTTCGGCAATGTTTGCTACACCTATAATAGGCGCAGACAATACGGTCACTTGTAATGATAACGGATTTACAATTGCACGTTTTAATCTATGTGGCGATTTTGATGATCGTATCATAAGTTTGTCTGGCGGACCTTATAGCTCAGTTTCTTGGCAAGTATTGGGCGGTTCATGTACTGCAAATGTTAATGTTGAATGCCCTAACACGACAGATACTTGTTATACTGAAGTCGGAACAGGACAAACATTTAGTTTAGATGCCAGTTCAGTACCGGCTACTTCAGGTGCCGAATATAGAGTGGAAGTTAATGGTCAACCATATTACTTTAAAGTAAAGAAAAGTACCATTACGCAAACATATGTAAAACAAGATTATATCTGTGGTGTAGATGGTAGAATACAGATTACCAATCTATCTAGTGCTTACGAATTTAGTATTAATGGTGGTACTTCTTGGCAAGGCGCTATATTTTCTAATTTAACACCAGGTACCTATAATATTCTAGCTAGATTAAAGAATACAGCTAATACATGTGAATATCCTTATGAGCCTATTGTAATAGAGGAAAAGGAAATCGAAATAACTGCAACTTTTACAGATGCGTTATGTAGTGGAGATACCGGTAGTATTACCGTTACTGCTTCTAACGTTCCAGGACCTTATAAGTATACCTTATTAAATTCTAGTGGTGTTGCTCAAGAATTTACTGCTTTTATAGCAACCAACCCTTATACTTTTTCTGCGGTAGGTTTTGGTACATATACGGTACAGGTAGAGACACAACAATGTACAGGTGATCCTTTAAACGGTATTACTGCTCCAAGACAAGATGTAGATACTAGTGGAAACCCTTTAACTATAGGTGCTGGAGCTTCTGCTTTAGATGCTTCGACTGAGGTAAATAGTAGTTTTGGGTGTTCAGATATTTCTAGTGTAGATATTACTTTGAATACAACGGGTGGTTCTGCTCCTTATACCTTTACAGTTAATGGCGGCCCAATTCAACCTGCATTTGGCGATGCTGCTACAGATTCTGGTACTACAACATATACTGTAACTGCTGCAGGAACTTATGATTTTGTTATTGTCGATAGTAATAATTGTATTATAAATGCTTCTTCTGATGTTGAAGATTTATTGCCGCCAGATGTTACGGTTGCAGGTATTGATGGCACCTGTAGTAACGGTGGAGCAAAATTAGAGTTTACTATAAATAATGGTAGAGGTTATAATATTTCTTATAGAGAAAGTGCATCTGAAGTTTGGGTGAATACACCACAAATTTCAGTAGCGGCAGGTACTTATAATGATATTGAAGTAAGATACCAACAAGGTGCATTCGAATGTACTTTAGATTTACCTTCAGTAACGGTTGATACTGTTGGTTCATTAACAGGTAGTGCAACTAAAATTTCTGATGTTACTTGTACAGGAGCTGGAACTACTGGCGGGCAAATTGATTTTGTTGGTCCGTTTTCTGGTGGATCAGGTAGTGGATATGTTTTTAGTATTGATGGGGTTAATTTCTCTGCAATAACTTCTTATACTGATTTAGCTGCAGGTACTTATACTCCAATTATTAAAGATGCAGGTGGTTGTCGTTTAGATCTTACGGCAATTGACATTTTAGATGTAAATCCACCTACAAATTTAGATTTTGCACAAAGTAATATTAGCTGTGCGGCAGGTACATCTGATGTGCAGTTGACACCAACAAGTAACGCTGCAATTAATAGATATGAAATTATTAGTCCTGCTTATTTTGATAATGGAAATAACGATACGTTTACAGGTTTACTAACTTCTCAAGCATATATTTTTCAAATTACAGATGTTAACGGTTGTTCTTATACAGAAGGCTTTAGACCTGTAGAAATAAGTTCTATTCGTGTACGAGTAAAATCTGGCGGAGATTTAAGAGTTTGTAATGGAGAAATTGATGGTTCGGGTACTTTCATTATTGACGGATTCGCAAATAACTATACATATGACATTAACGGAGGATTATTCTCTGGTGGTCCACAAAGTGCAAATGAAGTAGTTTTACCATTATCTGGTGCAGGTACATATACAATTACGGTAACCGATGCTGATACAGGTTGTACAGATACTACATCTTTTGATATTAATGAAGCTCCGGTTTTAGAATTGGCAACGAGTACAGTTACAGATATGAGCTGTGCTAATGGAAATTTAGGAGCAGTAAGAGCAAACACAACTGGTGGTTGGGGTACAAATAGATATACCTTAACTCAGCCTGTAGGATCACCAATTGGTCCAAAATCTGGAAGCACCTTTAGTAATCTTTCTGCAGCGGGAACATATACATTAACTGTTGAAGATGCTGAGGGTTGTACAGATACATTCTCATTCGATTTAAACCCCATTGATGCGCCAAGTATAGCATTGGATGGCCCTTCTTCAGATTTCTGTTTCGTGGCAGGTATTGGCGCAACGGTAGCAGTTACTTCTACAGCAGGTACTGCGCTAATTGGTACACATCAATATAGAATAAACGGAGGTACACTTCAACCGACTGCAACTTTTGCGGGACTTTCGCCTGGTAATTATACGATTGAAGTTGTTGATGGTAATGACTGTTCAGATAGTCTTCCAATTACCATTGCACCTCAATTAAGAGTGAATACAAGTATCGTAGCTGAAATACCTTGTGGTGGAGCTAATGGTACAATAAGAGTAAGTGTCAACGGTGGGTATACTTCTGGTGCAGGAGCAAAGCAATATGAAGTTAGTTTTGATGGAGGAGCTACTTTTGGAGCAGCGGTACCATTAACTACTAATACTTTTGATTATGATACGGCGACTCCTGGAGATTATGTTTTCAGAATCACCGATAATAATACCACAAGCAGTGGTTGTGTAGCACAGTCTGTTTCGATTACCTTAAATCCACCTCAAAATATTGCAGCGGCAGCAGCGGTACCTAGAGCCGTAAGCTGTAGTTCAACGAATAATGGTTCTGTTACTATAACGCCAGATGCTACTAGCGGTGTGCCTCCATACGAAGTTAACTTTAATGGAATGGGATGGGCTTCAGAAACGGTATACTCCAACTTAACGGTGGGTACTTATTCATACTTGGTTAGAGATGCTAGAGGTTGTGAAACCCCAGCTGATACTTTCGATATAATATTAGATACAACTCCACCACCAGCAACTACGGTTTCTGAAGTACAAGCAGTTTGTGGTGGTAGTGGACCAGTTAGTGGTGGTATCAATATTGATGCTGTAACTGACGGAACCCCTGATTATACATTTATAATAGAGGACAATACAGGAGTAGAAATTACACGTGTAGAAAATCAAAGTGCTTTTCCAATACTAATTTTAGATCCACTTTTAGTAACGGGAGATTATACTGTTATTACTCTTGATGCTAATGGGTGTACAGATATTGATACTGTTTCTATTACTTCAAACGAAGTGGTGATTGCACCAATACCGCCACCAGTACCTGCAACTTGTGATGATACTACTTTTACGTATGCAGTTGCAGTAAGTGGAGGTTCTGGTTCATATCAAATAAGATTAATAGATCAACCAGGTTATTACGCTTTAAATAATACACCAGCGGTTAACGATCATACATTTAGTAATTCTGCAGATGGCATTCAATACGGTGTAGCTTATACTGTTGTTGTTTTAGATGTGGTTACGGGTTGTACTTATGAACAAGAGATTCCGCCAATTGAAGGACCGTCAACATTAGATGTAACCGCAAGTTCAACGCCTGGCGCTTGTGATATTAATAGAAATGGAGAGATTACTTATAATATAATTGGTTATACTGTTGGTGACAATTTAAGGATAGAATTAATAAATAACGAAGATGGTTTAACTACTATCTTACAAAATTCTGTAACAACTACAGGTTTACCTTATACTGATACGTATCCAGAATTACCAGGTAATTATCAAATATTGGTTACAAATTTAACCATAGCATGTACAGATGCCGCTCCGGTTACTATCGTTCAGAATTTACCAGATATTGATATTTTACAGGAAGTTCCTGCAAATTGTAATGCTTTTGGTCAAGTTACCGTACAGGGTAGAGGTGGTTCTGGTGGACCATATGAATTTGCCTTTATGGATTCAGGGATGCCGCCTTCAGGTTGGACTTCGGATACAACATTCTCGGCAGCTGATGGTACGTATGATGTTTATGTAAGAGATGCAAGTGGTTGTACTTCATTTGATATTGCTACCATTATTTCTTTAGATCCAGATTTACCAGTTCCTACATTTGCAGTAGTAAATCAATGTGATCCTACTTCAACTGCTTTTGATATTACGGTAAGAGTACCTAGTTCTGTTAACACCCCAAGATTTACTTTAGGTGGCGATGAGCAATTACCAACAATAAACGGTAGTTTTTGGGAATATACATATATAGTAAGTAGTCCTGGTGAATATGTAGTAGATGTAGTTGATGCGAATGGTTGTACTAGTGTAGATACTGCTACTGTTTATGATTTCTTATCCGCAACGGGTAGATTTTCAACTGATAGTACATGTAATGACGCAGATGGAGAAATTACCATTTCAACTACTGGTGGTAGTGGAGATTTTACTTATGAATTGACAGGTTCAGATTACAACTCTAGTTTAGTAGGTCCGATAACACAGACGAATGATCCAATATTTACAGGATTAACACCTGGTACTTATGAAGTATTAATTACGGATCGTATTGTGAACGATGGTTTTGGCTTCTGTGAAACAACGGTATCAAACATTATTTTAAATCAAGCTGCACAACCGGTAATTGTTTCAGAAGAAGCAATTGATATTAGCTGTAGAGATGAAAATGATGGTTCTATTGAGATAGTAGTTGGTCCTGCAAATGCGGCTGTTCCATTCACCTCTCAAGACACTCCAATTACATATATATTAAATGATGTTACTTCTGGAACTACAGAAGTAACTAGAAATAATACTGGTGCCTTTTCAGGGTTGCCTGCTGGTGATTATCAGGTACAGGTGGTAACGGCGCGTAACTGTGAGGTGTTATCTGCTGTACATACGATTACAAATCCTGATGCATTTAGTATTTCTGCTAGTGCTGCCGATTTTGCTTGTGAGCCAGGTGCTAATAGATATAGTTCAACAATTATTACAGTGACTGTTGATGATGCAGGTACTGTAGGTTCAGGGTATCAGTACAGTATTACCGGTTTTGAGAATTATCAACCTGGTAATACATTTGAAATTATAGATGATGGTTCTGCTCAAAATATTACGGTGTATGCTATAGACGGTAATGGTTGTCAAAGTACATTTGACGTTCCTACTATTAATCCGCCAACAGATGTAGTTCCAACAATTATTGATGTAGATATTTTAAACTGTAGAGATGACGAACGTGTACGTATACAAGTTATAGGTACAACTGATTTTACAGTAAATACGGTATCGGTTACTCCGGTAGCTGCAGTTACTAATACTTCAGGTAATAACTATGTTGATGTGTACTTATCTGATGTTGGTGATTATTTATTCGAAGTAACCGACAATACAGTGGGTTGTACATACCCAATGCCAGTGCATACGGTGAATACTCCAGAAACGCCAACGGTATTAATTAGCGAGGCAAAACCTGTTAGTTGTGCAGTGCCAGGCGATGATGGTGCGTTATTCATAACTGTAGGTAATTATACAGGAGAGTATGAGGTGTTTGTTTATGAAGCAACTGATGTAACTAGAACGACACTTTTAGCTTCTCAAACTTTTAATACAACTAACTATCCTGATGTAAATGGATTTGAGGCTAGAATAGATAATTTGCCAGGTGGTAACTTGATTGTTGATGTTGTTTCTGCAGATATTCCATTCTGTACTGGAACAAGTAATGTTACAAATATTAGAACTCCGAATGGGGAACTTCAAGTAACTGCAGAATCTATAGGTAATGTTAGTTGTACGAACGATACAGGTGAGATAATTGCTACTGGTACCGGTGGGTGGGATACTACTCCGTATGAATACAGGTTACTAATGAGTACAGATGGTGGTGCTTCATATACTACTGAGATAGCAGCATTCTCTAACAATAATGAATTTACAGGTTTGTCTTTCGGATTCTATGAAGTAGAAATTACAGATGTTGAGGGTTGTACAAATACGGTAGAGATAGAATTAGAAGAAGTTCCACAAATTCTTGCTGGTATTAGAGAGCCACAAACACTAGATTGCCCTAATGGTAACAATGCGGTGCTTGAAGCTTATGACACTACAACTGGTGACGCTATAACGGCTACTGCCGGTGCAAGTGGAGGTTTTGCTGGTGCAGGATACAACTATACTTTGTTATATTTAAGTGGTGATGATAACACGGCTATTGTGTCTGAAAGTGGATTACAGAATACACCTACATTCATTGGCGATAGTGGCGGTTATATTAGCGCTGGTTGGTATGCAATAGAAGTATCTTCTAGTTTCGGATGTTCATTTGTAACTGATGCTTACTATGTTGATCCACCACCACCAATTCAACCTGTTTTAGTTCAAATAAGAGTACCTGGTTGTGGAGGTGATGGTGAAATAAGATTGACAGTAGAGAATCCTGATCCTTTATTTACCTATGAGTATTTAAGAGTTGAAAATGGAGTAACCATTGGTACTTATATTCCAATGACAGGTACTTCCTTTAACGCAACAGGTGTACAGGGTATTACATATCAATATGATGTAAGAAAGGTTAATGCATCTGGTGCTTGTCCGGCAATACGTTCTAATGGTATTACCATGACAGATGCTTCTGATCTTGAATTTTTACCAAACTCTCCAGTAGATCCTATTTCTTGTGCATCTGAATTAGATGGTAGAATAGAGTCATTTGCAAGTGGTGGGGTAGGTAATAACTTGTTTACATTATATATAGGGCAACCTACAGATGGTTTTAATATTGGAACAGCAACTATATTCAGAGGTCCACAGGCTGAAGGTACTTTTGAAGGACTTCCTGAAGGAACAGAATATTGGGTTGGTGTTACAAGTGGTTTAACTTGTGAGGCTATAGATGGTCCGTTTGAAATTGTTAGACCTGATCCTATAATATTTGATGCAGTACCAATAAATGTATCTTGTAATGGTGAAGAAGACGGTTCGATTGCTATTTCTGTAAGTGCAGGTGGCGTAGGTTTAATTCAATTTGCAATTGCACCGAACTTTAATGAATTCTTTAGTGATTCTGATAATCCAGGTACGTATACTTTTGATGAGCTTGAAGCAGGTACTTATGAGATTTTAATAAAAGATGACAACGGTTGTTTTGAAAAAGATTTTATCACTGTTGAAGAGCCAGATGAGTTACAGATAATAAATATCGATACAACACCTGAGTTATGTATTGGTGCTAATAACGGTTCTGTTGTTTTTGACATAATAGGTGGTACTCCGTTCGACGATGTTACCGTAAACCCTACTCCGTATTTTGAGTACAAAATTGAAATGGTTGATCCAGTAGATGAATCAGGTACTGCAGTATTTGCTCCTTATACAGGTGCTATTACAGAAGATTTGCAAGGTGGAGCTTCTTATGTGATTTACGTTCAAGATGTTAATCTTTGTTCAGTATCAGAGTTGTTTACGATTACTATAGGAGTTGACTTAACGGCTGTACCACAAGTTCAATATGGCTGTGAAGGTATATTCCCAACTAGTACAACTACCATTCAATTAGAAAATAATAACTTATTGCCTGAGCTGATGTTTGCTCTTGACCCTATTGATCCTACAGATGCAATTACTGCAAACGCTACAGATCAGTATGTTTGGGGAGATTTACCTGCTGGTGATCACATCGTGTACATTTATCACGAAAATGGTTGTACCAATATGGTTGAGTTTAGTATAGATGGTTATGAGCCTTTAAGCCTGGTTGTTGATAAAACCGGACCTAATGAAGTTCTTGCAACTGCAGAAGGTGGTTACGGAGAATATGAGTTCTTTTTCAACGGACGATCTTTTGGCGAGGAAACAACATTTACTACCAATGAAAGCGGAATAGTTAATGTTCGTGTAAGAGATGCAAGAGGTTGTGAACTAGAATTAAGTGTACCGTTCGAATTTACGGGTATGTTAGAATTCCCTAATTTCTTTACTCCTGATGGAGATAACTTAAATGATATCTGGTCACCTAAGAATAGAGACCTTTTTGATGGTGTTGAGGTTCGAATTTATGACCGTTACGGTAGAGTAGTGGCTGTATTAGATGAAGTAAGTGGTTGGGACGGTACCTATGAAGGTAAAGAAGTGCCAACAGGAGATTATTGGTATGTAGTAAATGCCAATAGCGATTCGCTTAAGTATGTAGGTCACTTTACTTTATACCGATAA